Proteins co-encoded in one Colletes latitarsis isolate SP2378_abdomen chromosome 2, iyColLati1, whole genome shotgun sequence genomic window:
- the LOC143349820 gene encoding apolipoprotein D-like, with product MMLRVCLILIIASVAVAQVPFLGACPNLETMPDFDLNRYIGKWYEAERYFALFEFGGKCVTANYSQGENGSVKILNKQISALTGVSSSIEGIGRVIGRNEDPKLIVTFPSLPLPIDAPYWILDTDYKSYAVVWSCSNFGVFSVRNAWILTREPKPPVSVLEKAYQVIDKNNISRAYFIRTDQKNCPEGN from the exons ATGATGTTGCGGGTGTGTCTAATTCTAATAATCGCGAGCGTGGCAGTGGCACAGGTGCCATTTTTGGGTGCGTGTCCAAACTTAGAAACAATGCCGGATTTCGATCTAAACAGG TATATAGGGAAATGGTACGAAGCGGAGAGGTATTTCGCTCTTTTCGAATTTGGTGGAAAATGCGTGACTGCCAATTACAGCCAAGGTGAAAACGGATCGGTAAAAATTTTGAACAAGCAAATATCTGCCCT GACGGGAGTATCTTCGAGCATCGAAGGTATCGGAAGAGTGATTGGCAGGAACGAGGATCCTAAATTGATCGTGACATTTCCATCCCTACCACTGCCTATAGACGCGCCATATTGGATCCTCGACACTGATTACAAATCCTACGCTGTGGTGTGGAGTTGTTCAAACTTTGGTGTATTCAG CGTGCGAAACGCATGGATCCTGACGAGAGAACCGAAACCGCCAGTTTCAGTTTTGGAGAAAGCTTATCAAGTGATCGATAAAAATAACATAAGCAGAGCGTACTTCATTCGCACGGACCAGAAGAATTGTCCGGAaggaaattaa
- the LOC143349122 gene encoding apolipoprotein D-like gives MIGKIVLVLSTLALARAQIPSLGFCPDYVPMANFDMNKFLGVWYETERYFQLTEVVSRCVMANYTVGTDGKFHVSNQVTNRFTGIKRVVEGEIKKAPSKAEEGKLVVKYTIPLTPETKYSVLETDYDTYAVLWSCSGIGPFHTQNAWVMTRERLAPGTVVQKAYAVLDKYKISRTFFVKTDQDDCAHLDVSPSKPAETKPQEASVSEETEESNTGNVRTAIVPDAPQVISEIKNVKDDKEITKNVLSVEKTKKPSINTVPERIMEVADAMKEDMPEKSTTIVEEKKSNESKEKENADEAIKSIAQTENTA, from the exons ATGATCGGAAAAATTGTTTTGGTTCTATCGACTTTGGCGTTGGCCAGGGCCCAGATACCCAGTCTGGGCTTCTGTCCCGACTACGTGCCCATGGCGAACTTCGACATGAACAAG TTTTTGGGTGTCTGGTACGAAACTGAAAGGTACTTCCAGCTCACAGAGGTGGTGTCGCGATGCGTTATGGCAAATTACACAGTGGGTACCGACGGTAAATTCCACGTCAGCAATCAAGTTACGAATAGATT CACTGGCATCAAGAGGGTAGTGGAGGGTGAAATCAAGAAAGCTCCTTCGAAAGCCGAGGAAGGTAAACTGGTCGTGAAGTACACGATACCATTGACGCCAGAGACGAAATATTCCGTGCTCGAAACCGATTATGACACCTATGCAGTTCTGTGGAGTTGTTCTGGTATTGGACCTTTCCACACGCAGAACGCTTGGGTCATGACGAGAGAAAGGCTGGCTCCAGGAACGGTCGTGCAAAAG GCGTACGCCGTTTTGGACAAATACAAGATCTCCAGGACGTTCTTCGTGAAAACCGATCAAGACGACTGTGCTCATTTGGACGTGTCGCCATCGAAACCGGCGGAAACGAAACCTCAGGAGGCGAGTGTCTCGGAGGAAACTGAGGAAAGTAATACCGGAAACGTGAGAACAGCTATAGTGCCGGACGCTCCACAAGTGATCAGCGAAATAAAGAACGTCAAAGACGACAAGGAGATAACCAAGAACGTCCTGTCGGTCGAGAAAACgaagaaaccgtcgattaacacCGTTCCCGAACGAATCATGGAGGTGGCCGACGCCATGAAAGAGGATATGCCCGAGAAAAGCACAACGATCGTCGAGGAGAAGAAATCAAACGAGTCTAAGGAAAAAGAGAATGCTGACGAAGCTATAAAATCAATTGCACAAACGGAAAATACCGCATGA
- the Ken gene encoding zinc finger and BTB domain-containing ken and barbie protein, translating to MMYTDGLLTLHYGKHPATLAAEVGAWYTGDRHVDVTLACDDGSVVKAHRVVLAAASPLLAGLLRNPALDHVVHLSGVRKTQLTHLLEFLYNGEALIPSTELTPLRELFELLQIKSELFEPNQLQTSSNSDPERIPTPQPSEGQESSSYESQYDGRQSNNPADCCSVLIKTEGCEEEPEVDVEGIEGEALLTENRESSIEPPRRRDSSDPVNLSLNSGTSTTSESSHDIVPRSEKQMLERRESLEEAEERRRQLAARLALGLEPGKRKPDEIPIPPAEAYVVTPHRKRRPGFHNAPAQNPAFVPFNPGFETPRRLQAPHPLSVSAPPYLQDRSVTPPGASHRPPSADPASATGLEPPWGSWALPPARAPPPPPTDDPPKSTPVREYRCSYCGKQFGMSWNLKTHLRVHTGEKPFACRLCVAMFKQKAHLLKHLCSVHRGVIAAPDNTFTCCFCSLSFDSLQELIRHLSGPHNNLLLSKNLHD from the exons ATGATGTATACTGACGGTCTCCTAACACTCCATTATGGGAAGCATCCAGCGACCTTGGCCGCAGAAGTCGGAGCCTGGTACACCGGGGACCGTCACGTGGACGTGACGTTGGCTTGCGACGATGGTTCCGTCGTCAAGGCCCATCGCGTAGTTTTGGCGGCAGCTAGTCCCCTTTTGGCTGGTCTCCTTCGTAACCCCGCGTTGGACCACGTGGTCCACTTGTCCGGGGTCCGAAAAACACAGCTAACTCACCTGCTGGAATTTCTCTACAACGGAGAAGCTCTAATTCCA TCGACGGAACTTACACCGCTGAGGGAACTGTTCGAACTTCTTCAGATAAAGTCGGAGCTGTTCGAGCCGAATCAACTTCAAACCTCTAGCAATTCCGACCCCGAAAGAATACCCACCCCCCAGCCTTCCGAGGGCCAAGAAAGCTCGAGCTATGAGTCGCAATACGACGGCAG GCAGTCCAACAATCCCGCGGACTGTTGCTCGGTTCTCATAAAAACCGAAGGCTGCGAAGAGGAACCGGAAGTGGACGTGGAAGGCAtcgagggggaggcactcctcacgGAGAACAGGGAAAGCAGTATAGAACCGCCCCGAAGGAGGGATAGCTCCGATCCTGTGAACCTGAGTCTAAATTCTGGCACCTCCACTACCAGCGAAAGTTCCCACGATATCGTGCCTAG ATCAGAAAAACAAATGCTGGAAAGGCGAGAATCTCTGGAGGAGGCAGAAGAGAGAAGGAGGCAATTGGCGGCTCGACTCGCGCTAGGCTTAGAACCGGGAAAACGGAAACCAGATGAAATACCTATACCACCTGCGGAGGCATACGTTGTCACGCCCCATCGGAAACGAAGGCCAGGCTTTCACAACGCACCTGCGCAGAATCCGGCTTTTGTAccatttaatcctggattcgagacGCCAAGGCGATTGCAAGCGCCACATCCCCTCAGCGTCTCGGCACCTCCGTACCTG CAGGACAGGTCGGTGACGCCACCAGGAGCGTCTCACAGGCCACCGAGCGCGGACCCGGCGTCGGCGACGGGATTGGAGCCACCGTGGGGCTCTTGGGCCCTGCCCCCAGCGAGGGCCCCACCGCCCCCACCGACGGACGACCCGCCGAAATCTACCCCCGTTCGCGAGTACCGGTGCAGTTATTGTGGCAAACAGTTCGGGATGTCTTGGAACTTGAAGACTCATCTGCGAGTGCACACTGGCGAGAAACCGTTCGCGTGTAGACTTTGTGTCGCCATGTTCAAGCAAAAGGCCCACCTGCTGAAGCACCTCTGCTCGGTTCACAGAGGCGTCATAGCCGCCCCCGACAATACGTTCACCTGTTGCTTCTGCTCGTTGAGTTTCGATAGTCTGCAAGAGCTCATCAGGCATCTGTCGGGACCGCACAACAATTTGCTGCTCAGCAAAAATCTCCACGACTAG